The genomic window ACTTCTTTtagcatgagtgtgtgtgttttgtttttgtttttgttttgtttgttttctggttgtcATCATTTCTTGTTGAAAGAATCTCAACATTAAAAAGCCTTTGGTGACAGTATACAAAATGTTCAATGGTAATTTTTGGCAAAGAGATCGTTGATATTTCATTTTCGAAAGGAAATGGTATTGACCCCTGAACAGCTTATGTTTTTagtggtgtttttgtttcttgctcaGATGTCCAGAGTAACACAGGATCATTTTAATTGCATCATCTGGAGGGGTTTATAAAGCATCCCTTTACTTTTCTTAGACACAAAGTTTAATTATTAGGAGCTGGTTAAAGAACCCTAAGGAATTTTGTTGCACTAAGAAAATACTTTCTTGCATTGTGAAAGTaacatgtgtgtgttttatacaaattaatataccaatatattttaaataccaagACTGGGCCTGGTTTTACTAAATCAAGGGTCTGTAACCTGGGTTCCATTAGTAGACTTGAGGCAGCTATCAAAAGCCCTGAAACACCCAGAACTATTATATAGACTTTATAAATAGTCATGCAATAttacttctctttttattatgCCCAAGTGGTCTACTGGATAGAAGAGAATCTTAAGATTGTTAGAACACATAGTCTAAATCTTATGctgattaaaatttaattattacatAACAAAAATAAGGAATTATATACAGATCActtctcattcccattttatcAAATAATATGATTTCCATTGGGAGGGGAAACTTTTCTGTACATTGGTAACTGTTAAGAAACATGAATAATGTGTGAATATTTGCATATGCATAGTTGCATATCAGACCTCATCATAAGAAAGATTCTGTTCAAGATGATTAAATCTGTTTTAATCAACCAAgggggcaaaaaacaaaacatgcagcAACTCAATATGTCATCATCCAAGTAATTCATAGACTTACACTGAGTTTTAGAATGTCTTTCTTCTGCAACTTATTCTGAAAttgctgtttttctttcaagaatgaaaatgTTTGCAGGAATACTAAATGCCATTCCAGGTAGAATAGTAACACAAGAAAGTAAACAAcctaatattattaatattgacCTTATCTGTAAGACAAGAAGATAAAAGGAATCTGGGGACGATATCCCTAATTAGGTAAAGAGAAGTTTCTCCCTTTTGGTTAGAAAAAGCTCgaacaaaatgaaatcaacagTGGAAGGTTACTCAGTGAAATTAGATTGTGCAGGCAGCCAGTCGAGGTTAAAATTGGGTGGAAAAAAGTCTTTTACAATACTGAAATGGCGTGGTAGCTACAGTCTGTCCAAATTCAAAGACAAATTCTAATTTGACTCAGTTAATTACCCACAATGATTCCATTTCCCTTTGATGTGCCTGTTCAGAATATTGAAAAGCTGTAATGAGAAATTGGAAATCACGTTGTCATAGAAGAGTTTCCATAGGAAAgcacactccacacacacacacacacacacagacacacacacacacacacacacagaaaaaccgTTTACCTAATGAAACCAGAAAAGCCTCTTTGTATCACTAAATGGGATTCCTTTCCCAGGCTTGCACCCTGGAATGTGAAGGGAAACTGCCTTCTCTCAAGACCTGGGAAACCTGCAAGGAGCTCCTGAAGCTGACCCAGCTGGAGATTCCTCAAGATGGCACCAGCGCCCTCAGAGAGAGCAGCCCCGAGGAGAGCCACGCGCTAGCCAAAAAGTACGGGGGCTTCATGAAAAGGTATGGAGGCTTCATGAAGAAAATGGATGAGCTGTATCTGCAGGAGCCGGAAGAAGAGGCCCCCGCGGGGGAGATCCTGGCCAAGAGATACGGGGGCTTCATGAAGAAGGAcgccgaggaggaggaggacgccCTGGCCAGTTCCTCGGACCTGCTGAAAGAGCTGCTGGGGCCTGGGGAGACCCGGGACGGCGGCCGCCACCGCGAGGGCGGTGATGACGAAGACGTGAGCAAGAGCTCCGGGGGCTTCGTGAGAGCCTGGAAGGGCAGCCCCCAACTGGAGCAAGAGGCCAAGATGCTGCAGAAGCGGTACGGGGGCTTCATGAGAAGAGTCGGTCGGCCCGAGTGGTGGATGGACTACCAGAAAAGGTACGGGGGCTTCCTCAAGCGCTTTGCCGACTCTCTGCCCTCCGACGAAGAAGGCGAAAGCTACTCCAAAGAAGTTCCCGACGTGGAGAAGAGATCCAGAGGATTTACGAGATTCTGACCCCCTTCCCGGCCGATGACCCCAGGCCCCAGCAGGCCTCCCTGTGTCCCCCGGTCAATCGTGTGTTATTATCGCGCACTGCTTGCATGGTACAGTGGCCTTTATTGTCTGGGTAACCAACTACACAACCTGCAAGCGCTCGCTTCGGGCGCCGTGTTCTCTCGACCGTGTTGATGCTCAGTATTGGTCTATTGCAGCTGTGTCGTGCTCATGCTTAAATGGTTGGTGTTCCTTCGTCCTTCACTCTTGACAAAAATACCAGTAAATGCTTACTTGTAAATAGGTACAATAAACCCATCACCCCGACTGCATGACATTCTTGTAAGTTTCTTCTTCCCCGAGGTTCTCATTCGCCTTCCGGTCTCCGCGGTAAATCCTAAAGTTGAACACACTGAGGCCATCTGCTTTTGACAGACTCACCACTGGCCTCCTCTATCCAACCGCTGACGCGGCCAAGCCATTTTTCGTTTCGTTCCTTACGTGGAAAATCTTGGATGAGTAAACACACGGGGCAAAATACAATGTATTTCCACTCTTCGTTTCTGGAAATCAGATACAGGAAGGAAAACCAAAACCTAATAAAGAAACTAGCTATGCCCTCATATATAAGGAAATCTTCACTGATATCCACATGTGTATGTCCGTTTTCTTCAGCAAAGTATTTTAGAAgttaataagaaatgaaagataatttGGTCCCATTTCACAAATGCAGATGAAGCCCTCTGGCTAAATAGTTGCACCAAGGTCACCCAGCAGTTGAAGGACACAAGTAGAATTAAGATCCCAAACTTCTTGCTCCCAGGCAGTAGACTTTGCCTTCCAGCTCCCTGTCCCTCACTCAGGTCACTACCAACAACTGGAAGAACTTGGGACTGTATCTTTCTCACTATTGTATACTCTGACACCACAACCCAGACTGCGTTCTCCAATATCTGACAAATGGACATACGAATGAGTAAAGGGATGACTGAAGGGATTTGGGGACCAGATCATTTGAAAAGGTATTACAGACGTTTGAGAAGGCAGATTATCCCACAAGAAGCTTATGGCCATTTCATATCAATTAAACCATTGGGGACAACATGCAACAACAAACGTGAGAACATACGtaacattccttccttctttctagtTGAAACTACCTGTAGCTAAACTCCCATCCACTAAGTCCTTTCTCCAGGAccctcacccactctctcctTTGTGTTCCTCCCCCCAAATTCAGACTTTAGCAactcagaaaaggagagaaagagtcttTACCCTGCAGTCCACCACCTTGCAAGCCTGTGTGCTCCCTTCTGGAGAGGCAGCCCCGCTGTCCTGGGAGTTCTGTCCCGGAGTCCAGCGCTGCTGGGGTCCCTGGGACATCCCCTCGGCCATACACTATGAGAAGACTTCTGATCAGTGCAAGGGGTCCCAGGTCAACACCACTCTCAGAGCCACACTGCCGCCTATATTCCCGATCCCTGGCAAACTAACTTTTGCTTCCAGGTGAGAGCCCTCTCCCTTTCGAACTAGAAATGAAAGTAAGGTAAGTGTTTGGAGCAGATCAGGAAGAAGGGGATAGACAGAAGCTGGCCCTTGGAAACCAGTGACATGAGCAAAAAGGAGTGATGAGGTTATAACACATCAGAGATAATCAGGTCTCCGTTCAGCTTTAGACAATTGTTTCCCTGGGAAATGCCAACCCCACGTTGccagacttttccaaagaaagctGAAACCCAGATTGTCGTGGTAATAACCCAAGTTTTTAATTCTCTCCCCAAGAGCAAAGGATTCCCAAACCCTGGAAAGAGAAAGTCAGCCTACACCCTAGAAATGGCAACAGTAAaatgccctcccccccacccccgcctacCATGATAAGATCGTAACATAATCATTACCTTATAAGAATACAATGTGTGTAATACACATCTCATCCAATAGGGTTTGAGAAATAACACAATTTTCATTATCAAAGcaatacactatttttttttttttttcaaatcaagcACAGTTCTTTATGTAGTagccctttcttttctattttagggTAGCCGTGTAGATAGACCAGGCCAAAACCCTCGGGGTAGTCAACAGACCTGTCACCTCTTTTGCCACCTATCACCTTGCTATAGGTCCAGCAATGTCTGGGGTGGGACAATGTCACTCATTCCTATATGTCCTCCCCCGCCTCACGCCTGGGGGAAAATGTGGAACCCAGAAGATGCGCCCCAAAtgtgcagggagggagagaacagggaagagggACCGGGAAACGGGAAAAGAAGAAAGCGGAAAAGATGGCCAGCCACGAGGGCTCCTTCCGTCCGGCTGCCTTGTATAACTGCGTAAAAGGTCAGCTGAAGTCCAGCTTCGCAGCCGGTATCGCGGTCGTCCGGGAAATGGGGCTCGAGGGGTGCCGTACGGGTTCTTCCTGGGTCCCCACAGAGCTCCCGCGTGCCTGGCCTGCGGTCCGAAATCCATCATTAGAATTTTGCACCTTGAACTCTGAAAGGCTTTGATTTCCAAGAATGTCCTACTTCCAAGGAGCCTTTTTCCCTGAGTCAGCCTGGGGTGCCGTTTCAAACGCCGACAACCGGGCTGTGACTGAAGCCCTCAGCACAGGCATTCGGGGATCCATAAACACGGGAGGGACGAGGGTCACAACCAGCCTAGGGCGCGGGCTTCGGGGCAGGGGGGCTGGATGCGCCCGGAGCCCCAAGGGGCTGCTGAGCTGGGGGCCTGGGGAAAACCCGCGCGCCCTGGGTGCAGAGGCGCGCACTCCCTGCAGAGGGCGCCGCGGCTTCACCTGTACCTTCCCGAGCGCTCTCTCTGGGCCCCCTCACCTCCGTCCTGGCGCTCAGGCCACCCCAGTTCCGCCTCAGGCCTAGTCCTGGCCTGGGTTCCTTCCGAGAGTGAGAGTCGATAGCTCTGCGGACTCTGTGTAGAAACCCCGGCCAGGCTGCCCGGGGGGGCAAATCCCAGCTAGCCGTGGGGCCTGAAGCTCTTGCGGCCACACTGTCCTCATTAGGTGGTTGTCGTAACTTCCGGTGCTCGCAAGGGGCTGTTGGGCTTCGCCTGACCCGCAACGCCTCGTCCTGGGACGGTCGGGAATGAGGTGCCCCGTCACCCTGGGCCTCTCAGGGACCAGGCCTCTCCAGGCCTAGGTGCTCTCTCACCCCGGGGCCTCTCAGGGACCAGGCTTCTCCAGGCCTACGTGCTCTGGCTCCCGGGCCTCCCAGGGTTGAGATACTGTCCTTGAGCTTCTGGAAGTCTGGCCAGAGCCTAAGAACACCCAACCAGAGTGTTTTCTCTCCCGGGCTTCGTGTCTCCTGAGGCAGGAAGGATTGCAGAGCCCTTAATCATCTTCTTGGCTTTCTCAGTGTTCCCCTGCAAACGTGTAAAACCCGTGTAACGAGGAAGTTCtccaaaaataaaaggcatgacGAATCTGAGCCTCCAGCCATGAAGGTTTCTTCTTAGAAGATGGAAAGGGGCATACAGCTTTGAATGCCTTGAGACTCGACCACGGTGAATATCTGTGGGCTTTGTTTCTGGAGGGGTGCTTAAGCACCCCCACGGGAACCAATTCATCCATTCAACTAATAATAAAGCCAGCTATATGAATGTGATGGAAGGGCATTCCAGACTGCACCAAAAGTGGCTGCAGTGCCCCCACCTGGGAGGAGGAACAAGACTTAGGAGGTGTTCAGGCTTGGGGTGTTGACACGACCAGAAATAATTCAAGGTTGAGAGCAGGTGAGCGGCAAGGTAAGCTGACGTGTTTCAACCTCCCTGTTGGCCTCAAGTTTCCTCCCTCCTGAGGGAAAAATGTGCCAGTTACCTCAGTCATATCTGTCACCCGTATCTGTCGTCATTTTGCAGCCTTCAAAGTATCCCGGtttagctgggggtggggagaaaaagttATATAAACTTTCAGGTTTGGTGATAAACATGCAATGAAGAGATATTCTTAATCACTTCCTACACCAAACACCTGAACTTGCAACTCACCCATTGCTTCGAAAGTGGAaaacacgtcaggctctgggctgatggctcagagcctggagcctgtttccgattctgtgtctccctctctctctgcccctcccccgttcatgctctgtctctctctgtcccaaaaataaataaacgttgaaaaaaaaaatttaaaaaaaagaaagtggaaaacaaaaacaaaaacaaaccgtGCTATTATTGACCAGGAATGCTTGTCTCAGCAGAGAAGGGAGCTTGGCAATCATGTAAATATACCCATCCATGTCACGTGCTGATACTTTTTCTGTtcgcgtttttttttttttttaaatcaagtataaCATGTCTGCAGAGAAGTCCGCAGGTCACAAGTGCACATCTCACTGAATTGCTGGAAAGGAAACATACCCATGAACCAGCAttcaggtcaagaaatagaacatcctCAGCACCCACTCCCTTGCCCTCCAAATAAATAGCTCTTTCCTTTTCCGCAAACGTAACTATCCTCATGACTTCTATAACCATAAAGTAACTTGcttatttttagagttttctataaaaagaaaacaggttttgTTCTCTGTAACAATGTGGTTCAACATTACGTTTATGAGAATTTTCCATGCTGTTGCAGACAGCTGTggtctattatttttattgccatatagtattccattgtatggaaatGCTGCAAGGTCCATTCTACTACTGATGGAagcttgggctgtttccagtttggggcttttGGGGATACTGTGGCTATaagcattctgtgtctctcataaCTTGTAACACATGTGTAACATTGTAACACATTGTCTTGGGCATATCACTAGGGGTAGATTTGCCGGATCGTAGGGTATGATATGTTCAATTACAGTTTATGCcaagcagattttttaaatgtatttttttaagttttttaaaaatttattttgagagagaaagagtgcaagcgaggaagggacaaagagagagagaaagaatcccaagcaggctcctatgcggggttccatctcatgaactatgagatcatgacctgagccaaattcaagagtcggatgattaaccaactgaggcacccaggcgccttaTAATGCCAGGCAACTTTTAAAGAGTTTGTGCTAATTTGGGCTCCTGGCCACAGTTTGTATTCTACCAATACTTCATATCATGagccttatttaatttttgccattctgttttaatttacatttctttagttGCTGGTGAGATcgtcattttttttaacttgttttattttatttttttttaatttacacccaaattagttagcatataatgcaatgatgatttcaggagtagattccttagtgtcccttccccatttagcccatccaccctcccacaacccctcccgtaaccctcagtttgttctccatacttatgagactcttctgttttgtccccctccctgtttttatattattttagccttccttcccttatgttcatctgttttgtctcttaaagtcctcctatgagtgaagtcatatgatatttgtctttctctgactaatttcgcttaacataataccctccagttccatccacgtcgttgcaaatggcaaaatttcattcttttcaattgtccagtaatactccattgtatatatacaccacatcttctttatccattcatctgccgatgggcatttgggctgtttccatactttggctattgttgatagttcaAGCATCATTTTATAGGCTTATTGACCATTTGGGTATCCTTAGTTACTCTTTTGCTtctcaaatgtatttttcaagttaCACATCTGAACTATTTTCTGCTCTGTGCTGAATGGTctaaaaaccatgaaataaatgaatgagttttttaaatgataaaatagtcTCAAGAGTCATTTTTATCTCCCTTTTATAACATGTATAAGCCTGTCTATGACACTGGTGGCCGGCTGACTCAATGGCATTGCTAGCAAATACTGGATATGCTTTATGTTGTTCCCGCCATGTTGTTTTACATTTAGAACATTCAGGTAGGATGTTCGGTCAAGCAGCCTTATCCCAACTGGTTGTCTTTTAGTGTGCTGGGTCTCCCTGTAGGCTCCCTGGGATCAGTATAACTGGCAGGGGACAAGACCATCCTCAGCCAGAGAAGAGGGACAGACCATTTTTAGTGGGATTCACAGGCTTTACTGATGGGGTTGTTTCAAGGCACCACTTCATCCCAGACCTTGAAGACAGGCACCATCTTCCTTTGGCCACCGGGCatctgcttcttctctctc from Lynx canadensis isolate LIC74 chromosome F2, mLynCan4.pri.v2, whole genome shotgun sequence includes these protein-coding regions:
- the PENK gene encoding proenkephalin-A; the encoded protein is MSPTSLRHPNGVNPMARFLTLCTWLLALGPGLLATVRAECSQDCATCSYRLARPTDINPLACTLECEGKLPSLKTWETCKELLKLTQLEIPQDGTSALRESSPEESHALAKKYGGFMKRYGGFMKKMDELYLQEPEEEAPAGEILAKRYGGFMKKDAEEEEDALASSSDLLKELLGPGETRDGGRHREGGDDEDVSKSSGGFVRAWKGSPQLEQEAKMLQKRYGGFMRRVGRPEWWMDYQKRYGGFLKRFADSLPSDEEGESYSKEVPDVEKRSRGFTRF